From Halorubrum salinarum, the proteins below share one genomic window:
- a CDS encoding VOC family protein: MEILHTCLNVAGADRTADWYVDALGFERSWEFTVADGDTRNVYVADGNGVEFQLSDTPGEEPSADGDRYDHVAVGVDDVDAAFADIDHHGVVEAPTDHPEAGARVAFVKDPDGHVVELIEPL; the protein is encoded by the coding sequence ATGGAGATTCTCCACACCTGCCTGAACGTGGCGGGCGCGGACCGGACCGCCGACTGGTACGTCGACGCGCTCGGCTTCGAGCGCTCGTGGGAGTTCACGGTCGCCGACGGCGACACTCGCAACGTGTACGTCGCCGACGGGAACGGCGTCGAGTTCCAGCTGTCGGACACGCCGGGCGAGGAGCCGAGCGCGGACGGCGACCGCTACGACCACGTCGCCGTCGGCGTCGACGACGTGGACGCGGCGTTCGCCGATATCGACCACCACGGCGTCGTAGAGGCGCCGACCGACCACCCGGAGGCCGGCGCGCGCGTCGCCTTCGTGAAGGACCCCGACGGCCACGTCGTCGAGCTGATCGAGCCGCTCTGA
- a CDS encoding ABC transporter substrate-binding protein produces the protein MRVASLLPSATETLFALGVEPVGVSHSCDHPPAARDLLTLTSTVVDHADRSAADIDEQMREVDGAVYDLDEDRLAALDPDLLVTQATCDVCAVDASEVRAAAARLDPAPEVLALDPHSFRDALDDVERVGTAVGEAAAASDLRADLRERVDAVRERAERAVAEEGRPRVAVLDWTDPPIRAGHWVRDMVEIAGGDPAFQPDGPSEPVAWADVREFDPEVLVVAPCGFARDRAVDAVGDLADRPEFDDLRAVADGRVYAVDGNALFNRPSHRLVDSLEALFACLHPEHAATAPADRDRTVRVDPPTPSVRADGG, from the coding sequence ATGCGCGTCGCCTCGCTGCTCCCCTCCGCCACGGAGACGCTGTTCGCCCTCGGCGTCGAGCCGGTCGGCGTCTCGCACAGCTGCGACCACCCGCCTGCCGCCCGGGACCTGCTGACGCTGACGAGCACGGTCGTCGACCACGCGGACCGCTCGGCGGCCGACATCGACGAACAGATGCGCGAGGTCGACGGCGCGGTCTACGATCTCGACGAGGACCGCCTCGCCGCCCTCGACCCCGACCTCCTCGTCACGCAGGCGACCTGCGACGTCTGCGCCGTCGACGCGAGCGAGGTCCGCGCGGCCGCCGCGCGCCTCGACCCCGCGCCCGAGGTGCTGGCTCTGGACCCGCACTCCTTCCGCGACGCGCTCGACGACGTGGAGCGGGTTGGCACCGCGGTCGGCGAGGCGGCGGCCGCGAGCGACCTCCGGGCCGACCTCCGCGAGCGCGTCGACGCGGTCCGCGAGCGGGCCGAGCGCGCGGTCGCCGAGGAGGGACGCCCCCGCGTCGCCGTCCTCGACTGGACCGACCCGCCGATCCGCGCCGGTCACTGGGTGCGCGACATGGTCGAGATCGCGGGCGGCGACCCCGCGTTCCAGCCCGACGGCCCCTCCGAGCCGGTCGCGTGGGCGGACGTGCGCGAGTTCGACCCCGAGGTGCTCGTCGTCGCGCCCTGCGGCTTCGCCCGCGACCGCGCCGTCGACGCAGTCGGGGACCTCGCCGACCGGCCGGAGTTCGACGACCTCCGAGCGGTCGCGGACGGTCGGGTCTACGCCGTCGACGGCAACGCCCTGTTCAACCGGCCGAGCCACCGGCTCGTCGACTCGCTGGAGGCGCTGTTCGCGTGTCTTCACCCCGAGCACGCCGCCACGGCGCCCGCCGACCGCGATCGGACCGTGCGCGTCGATCCCCCGACGCCTTCCGTCCGCGCCGACGGCGGGTGA
- a CDS encoding zinc-dependent alcohol dehydrogenase family protein — MRAAVFNGPGDIGVEERPRPEIEAPTDAIVRVTHTAICGSDLWFYRGDSDRDAGSPVGHEPMGIVEEVGDDVTSVAPGDRVLAPFAISCGECEFCRKGLHTSCENGDSWGGDNGGGQGEYVRSTHADGTLVRVPDRYADDEDTLRSLLPLTDVMGTGHHAAVSAGVEAGSTVAVIGDGAVGLCGVLAARRLGAERIVAVGHHEDRLELAEEFGATETVSERGEAAVERIRELTHGGPNHVMECVGAASAMNTAIDAVRPGGTIGYVGVPYGVEDEGLDVFGMFGQNVTLAGGVAPVRAYAEELMADVLQGTLDPAPIFTETVGLDDVAEGYRMMDEREAIKVLVKPHADA; from the coding sequence ATGCGCGCAGCCGTCTTCAACGGACCCGGCGACATCGGCGTCGAAGAGCGACCGCGCCCCGAGATCGAGGCGCCCACGGACGCGATCGTCCGCGTCACCCACACCGCGATCTGCGGCTCGGACCTCTGGTTCTACCGCGGGGACAGCGACCGCGACGCGGGCTCCCCGGTCGGCCACGAGCCGATGGGGATCGTCGAGGAAGTGGGCGACGACGTGACCTCGGTCGCGCCCGGCGACCGCGTGCTCGCCCCCTTCGCGATCTCCTGCGGCGAGTGCGAGTTCTGCCGGAAGGGGCTCCATACCTCCTGCGAGAACGGCGACTCGTGGGGCGGCGACAACGGCGGCGGCCAGGGCGAGTACGTCCGCTCGACCCACGCCGACGGCACGCTCGTCCGCGTGCCCGATCGGTACGCCGACGACGAGGACACCCTCCGGTCGCTGCTCCCGCTCACCGACGTGATGGGCACCGGCCACCACGCGGCCGTCAGCGCGGGCGTCGAGGCGGGGTCGACCGTGGCCGTCATCGGCGACGGCGCGGTCGGGCTCTGCGGCGTCCTCGCCGCGCGCCGGCTCGGCGCGGAGCGGATCGTCGCCGTCGGGCACCACGAGGACCGCCTCGAACTCGCCGAGGAGTTCGGCGCCACCGAGACCGTCTCCGAGCGCGGCGAGGCCGCCGTCGAGCGGATCCGCGAGCTCACCCACGGCGGGCCGAACCACGTGATGGAGTGCGTCGGCGCCGCGAGCGCGATGAACACCGCCATCGACGCGGTCCGTCCCGGCGGCACGATCGGGTACGTCGGCGTCCCCTACGGCGTCGAAGACGAGGGCCTCGACGTGTTCGGCATGTTCGGGCAGAACGTGACGCTCGCGGGCGGGGTCGCTCCCGTCCGCGCCTACGCCGAGGAGCTGATGGCGGACGTGCTCCAGGGGACGCTCGACCCCGCGCCGATCTTCACCGAGACGGTCGGTCTCGACGACGTCGCCGAGGGCTACCGCATGATGGACGAGCGGGAGGCGATCAAGGTGCTCGTCAAACCCCACGCCGACGCGTAG
- a CDS encoding class I SAM-dependent methyltransferase, whose protein sequence is MDRNAVRRAWDTVAETYAERRDPDGSDAALIDDLLDALASDPRVATDGDPLVLDVGCGDGARTLANLPPGSVGLDVSRRGLDLARETVPDARLVHGEMSALPFAADRFDAITAYHAVFHVERERHPTVYDEFARVLRPGGRLLMTLPSGRFETVRRGWMGGEMFFSAPGRERTLDQLRAAGFADLETRTATDPLGSSTEFVLARLAADPDGTRPEP, encoded by the coding sequence ATGGACCGCAACGCGGTGCGCCGCGCGTGGGACACGGTCGCCGAGACGTACGCAGAGCGCCGCGACCCGGACGGCTCGGACGCGGCGCTGATCGACGACCTGCTCGACGCGCTGGCGAGCGACCCGCGGGTCGCGACCGACGGCGACCCGCTCGTCCTCGATGTCGGCTGCGGCGACGGCGCCCGCACCCTGGCGAACCTCCCGCCGGGCAGCGTCGGGCTCGACGTCTCGCGCCGCGGGCTCGACCTCGCCCGCGAGACCGTCCCCGACGCGCGGCTCGTCCACGGCGAGATGTCCGCGCTCCCGTTCGCGGCCGACCGCTTCGACGCAATCACGGCCTACCACGCGGTGTTTCACGTCGAGCGCGAGCGCCACCCGACGGTGTACGACGAGTTTGCCCGCGTCCTCCGGCCGGGCGGCCGGCTCTTGATGACCTTGCCGAGCGGGCGCTTCGAGACGGTCCGGCGCGGCTGGATGGGCGGGGAGATGTTCTTTTCCGCGCCCGGCCGCGAGCGCACGCTCGACCAGCTCCGCGCGGCCGGGTTCGCCGACCTCGAGACGCGGACCGCGACCGACCCGCTGGGGAGCAGCACCGAGTTCGTCCTCGCGAGGCTGGCGGCCGACCCAGACGGAACGCGACCGGAGCCGTGA
- a CDS encoding acyl-CoA thioesterase translates to MPSVSETYIENRQRVQPTHTNNYASAHGGNVVKWMDEIGAMSAMRAAGETCVTAKINALDFKRPVPQGDTCVIESYVYAVGRTSLRTRIRAYRESPRTGERELTTESYFVFVAVDADGSPTPVPELEVAGERCRELREEALAGEPDEDR, encoded by the coding sequence ATGCCCAGCGTCAGCGAGACGTACATCGAGAACCGCCAGCGCGTCCAGCCCACTCACACGAACAACTACGCCTCCGCGCACGGGGGCAACGTCGTCAAGTGGATGGACGAGATCGGCGCGATGTCCGCGATGCGCGCCGCGGGCGAGACCTGCGTCACGGCCAAGATCAACGCGCTCGACTTCAAGCGGCCCGTCCCGCAGGGCGACACCTGCGTCATCGAGTCATATGTGTACGCGGTCGGGCGCACGAGCCTCCGCACGCGGATTCGCGCGTACCGCGAGTCCCCGCGGACGGGCGAGCGCGAGCTCACGACGGAGTCGTACTTCGTGTTCGTCGCCGTCGACGCCGACGGCAGCCCGACGCCCGTCCCGGAGCTGGAGGTCGCGGGCGAGCGCTGCCGCGAGCTCCGCGAGGAGGCGCTGGCCGGAGAGCCGGACGAGGACCGGTAG
- a CDS encoding S49 family peptidase: protein MSADKPSTALTSRQQVAVVVLAAALVGAVLAPSVYAATNDPNDTVAVVEIEGPINTALADDVESELADIRANDSVGAVVLKLDTPGGAPVASERMYKAVQRTSQDMTVIASVQSISASGGYYAMAPADEIYVMPTSTVGSIGLNAPAPSARSTPFGPSGPDKAGSNPTQAWAEQETLADTFIDAMMAERGEEFQMPREEVAKADTYLGTEAVNNGFADEIGSLNEAIHAAATEENLGEYTVDTRETGQEFGIPFLVRTDSGLVAIHANDPGYAEVKPMPSTYVYTPAVPHVDTIERFSEPDLRDAGAASTEWTATGNETARLSGGVGA, encoded by the coding sequence ATGTCAGCAGACAAGCCCTCCACGGCCCTCACGTCGCGACAGCAGGTGGCTGTCGTCGTGTTGGCCGCGGCTCTGGTCGGCGCCGTGCTCGCTCCGAGCGTGTACGCGGCGACCAACGACCCGAACGACACAGTCGCCGTCGTCGAGATCGAGGGACCGATCAACACGGCCCTCGCCGACGACGTCGAGAGCGAACTGGCGGACATCCGCGCCAACGACTCGGTGGGCGCGGTCGTCCTCAAACTGGACACGCCGGGCGGCGCGCCCGTCGCCTCCGAGCGGATGTACAAGGCGGTCCAGCGGACGAGCCAGGACATGACCGTCATCGCGAGCGTCCAATCGATCAGCGCTTCCGGCGGCTACTACGCGATGGCGCCCGCCGACGAGATCTACGTGATGCCGACCTCGACGGTCGGCAGCATCGGACTGAACGCCCCCGCGCCGTCGGCCCGCTCGACGCCCTTCGGTCCGAGCGGCCCCGACAAGGCCGGCAGCAACCCGACCCAGGCGTGGGCCGAACAGGAGACGCTCGCGGACACGTTCATCGACGCGATGATGGCGGAACGGGGCGAGGAGTTCCAGATGCCCCGCGAAGAGGTCGCGAAGGCCGACACGTACCTCGGCACCGAGGCCGTCAACAACGGCTTCGCCGACGAGATCGGCTCGCTCAACGAGGCGATCCACGCGGCGGCCACCGAGGAGAACCTCGGCGAGTACACGGTCGACACCCGCGAGACCGGACAGGAGTTCGGCATCCCCTTCCTCGTCCGCACCGACTCCGGGCTCGTCGCGATCCACGCGAACGACCCCGGGTACGCCGAGGTGAAGCCGATGCCCTCGACGTACGTCTACACGCCCGCCGTGCCGCACGTGGACACGATCGAGCGCTTCTCCGAGCCCGACCTCCGTGACGCCGGCGCGGCGTCGACGGAGTGGACGGCGACCGGCAACGAGACGGCGCGGCTCAGCGGGGGTGTCGGCGCGTGA
- a CDS encoding ABC transporter ATP-binding protein, which yields MARSATSARGGPRERDETDADGGAEPPDDQPGPPALAVEGLTKRFGDGDDAVVAVDDVSLTVERGSVVGLLGPNGAGKTTLIKCALGIVIPDAGSVRVFGADVRDGRRAAYADVDAMLEGARNDYWRLTVRENLRYFATISGVDPDSVAARHDRLLDRLDLADKADTPVRDLSRGMKQKVSLASVLAGGAELVFLDEPTLGLDVESARTLRAELRRLAAEEGLTIVVSSHDMTTIEAVCDRVVMLSNGRIVADDTVEALLGAAASDAVRVASPDLTPETVEGLRERFEVVGVDRDAQPPAVTVAAGGDRLYDLTDALRAAGVTVSDIRTVQPDLEEVFLERTGSVLGGGSP from the coding sequence ATGGCACGGAGCGCGACGAGCGCGCGCGGTGGTCCCCGCGAGCGCGACGAGACGGACGCGGACGGCGGCGCGGAACCGCCAGACGACCAGCCCGGCCCGCCGGCCCTCGCGGTCGAGGGGCTCACGAAGCGGTTCGGCGACGGCGACGACGCGGTCGTCGCGGTCGACGACGTGAGCCTCACCGTCGAGCGCGGGTCGGTGGTCGGCCTGCTCGGCCCGAACGGCGCGGGCAAGACGACGCTGATCAAGTGCGCCCTCGGCATCGTCATCCCCGACGCGGGCTCGGTCCGGGTGTTCGGCGCCGACGTGCGCGACGGGCGCCGGGCGGCCTACGCCGACGTGGACGCGATGCTGGAGGGCGCGCGCAACGACTACTGGCGGCTCACGGTCCGGGAGAACCTCCGCTACTTCGCGACGATCAGCGGGGTCGACCCCGACTCCGTGGCGGCGCGCCACGACCGGCTGCTCGACCGCCTCGACCTGGCGGACAAGGCGGACACGCCGGTTCGAGATCTCTCTCGAGGCATGAAACAGAAGGTGTCGCTCGCGAGCGTGCTGGCGGGCGGCGCCGAACTCGTGTTCCTGGACGAGCCGACGCTCGGGCTCGACGTCGAGAGCGCGCGGACGCTCCGGGCGGAGCTGCGCCGGCTCGCGGCCGAGGAGGGGCTCACCATCGTCGTCAGCAGCCACGACATGACGACGATCGAGGCGGTGTGCGACCGCGTCGTCATGCTGTCGAACGGGCGGATCGTCGCCGACGACACCGTCGAGGCGCTTTTGGGCGCCGCCGCGAGCGACGCGGTGCGCGTGGCGAGCCCGGACCTCACGCCCGAGACCGTCGAGGGCCTGCGCGAGCGGTTCGAGGTCGTCGGCGTCGACCGCGACGCGCAGCCGCCCGCGGTGACGGTCGCGGCCGGGGGCGACCGGCTGTACGACCTGACCGACGCGCTGCGGGCGGCCGGCGTCACCGTCTCGGACATCCGAACGGTCCAGCCCGACCTCGAAGAGGTGTTCCTCGAACGCACGGGGTCGGTGCTCGGAGGCGGGTCCCCGTGA
- a CDS encoding methyl-accepting chemotaxis protein, with protein sequence MLNAITARYGRRVGAAVLATLAVTLGFIALFAGHVATVGTAAAATAALASVGVVVTLNLGLLGIVLIGNVAVELRRLTETAEAVGRGEFDASATSDRGDEIGRLFEAFDETRRSLRDAVAESERAQSEAEAAREEAEELSDTLLDRAEEIGGAMEDAAEGDLTRRLDADSEVDAIERITAAYNEMTGGLSTTVEDIQAFAGDVEATSEEMAAEADDVAAMNQEVAAEMRELADELDAQTERLRETANDTDDFSATVEEIASTTDEVAGDATAAAELGAEGERRATEAVEAITAIADLLEELDELVAGLDDRMDGVAETTDVIADIAEQTNILALNASIEASRAGGDGDGFAVVADEVKGLAEETRASTTEIEATIGDVTEDVSAVAGEMDRTMTELDETTAAVEAAGEAIEELTGTVEDVDVAMGDIARATDEGAEGIESVAARVEAVHGSATDAADRARTLAETADQTAETVGDLAETATALSERTASLTERLAQFETRADAGEAGGAARAAASPTAGDAEVSADD encoded by the coding sequence ATGTTGAACGCGATCACCGCACGGTACGGGCGGCGCGTCGGGGCGGCGGTCCTCGCGACGCTCGCCGTGACCCTCGGCTTCATCGCCCTCTTCGCGGGGCACGTGGCGACGGTCGGCACCGCGGCGGCGGCGACGGCCGCGCTGGCGTCGGTCGGCGTCGTCGTCACGCTGAACCTCGGCCTGCTGGGTATCGTCCTTATCGGGAACGTCGCGGTCGAACTGCGGCGGCTGACGGAGACCGCGGAGGCGGTCGGGCGCGGCGAGTTCGACGCGAGCGCGACCTCCGACCGCGGCGACGAGATCGGGCGGCTCTTCGAGGCCTTCGACGAGACGCGGCGGTCGCTCCGGGACGCGGTCGCCGAGTCCGAGCGGGCGCAGTCCGAGGCGGAGGCGGCCCGCGAGGAGGCCGAGGAGCTGTCCGACACCCTCTTAGACCGCGCCGAGGAGATCGGCGGCGCCATGGAGGACGCCGCCGAGGGCGACCTCACCCGCCGGCTCGACGCCGACAGCGAGGTCGACGCGATCGAGCGCATCACGGCCGCGTACAACGAGATGACCGGCGGGCTCTCGACGACGGTCGAGGACATCCAGGCGTTCGCAGGCGACGTGGAGGCCACGAGCGAGGAGATGGCCGCGGAGGCCGACGACGTGGCCGCGATGAACCAGGAGGTGGCCGCCGAGATGCGCGAGCTGGCCGACGAGTTGGACGCACAGACCGAGCGGTTACGGGAGACGGCCAACGACACCGACGACTTCTCCGCGACCGTCGAGGAGATCGCCTCCACCACCGACGAGGTGGCCGGCGACGCCACCGCCGCGGCGGAGCTCGGCGCGGAGGGCGAGCGGCGGGCGACCGAGGCGGTCGAGGCGATCACCGCGATCGCCGACCTCCTCGAGGAGCTCGACGAGCTGGTCGCCGGCCTCGACGACCGGATGGACGGTGTCGCGGAGACGACCGACGTGATCGCCGACATCGCGGAGCAGACCAACATCCTCGCGTTAAACGCCTCGATCGAGGCGTCGCGGGCGGGCGGCGACGGCGACGGCTTCGCGGTCGTCGCCGACGAGGTGAAGGGGCTCGCCGAGGAGACCCGCGCGTCCACCACGGAGATCGAGGCGACGATCGGCGACGTGACGGAGGACGTGTCGGCGGTCGCCGGCGAGATGGACCGCACGATGACGGAGCTCGACGAGACGACCGCGGCGGTCGAGGCCGCGGGCGAGGCGATCGAGGAGCTCACCGGCACCGTCGAGGACGTCGACGTCGCGATGGGCGACATCGCGCGGGCGACCGACGAGGGCGCCGAGGGGATCGAGTCGGTCGCGGCCCGCGTCGAGGCCGTCCACGGCTCGGCGACCGACGCCGCCGACCGCGCCCGGACGCTCGCCGAGACCGCCGACCAGACCGCGGAGACGGTGGGCGACCTCGCGGAGACGGCGACCGCGCTCTCCGAGCGCACCGCGTCGCTCACGGAGCGGCTCGCGCAGTTCGAGACGCGAGCGGACGCGGGAGAGGCCGGGGGCGCGGCGAGGGCCGCCGCGAGTCCGACCGCCGGCGACGCGGAGGTGAGCGCCGATGATTGA
- a CDS encoding DUF4350 domain-containing protein: protein MTRVATLAVAFVVTLAAVLGGAAAVGFATADGAAPAPEIQNDHYLDDDVVVDDDPGQATVEMDASAASQTVLVDPGVEASGPGPAFPISLLGLGGGGVDDRDIRPLANALIENGHDVDVYVPDPDQRRPPARPGADRPTQLGERLAEADAFVTFRTDYEPEQLDEIESFVESGGHVVLATEPDAAYSQPGAASLDATLDVTTRPGYVYNMAENDLNYQRVYAEATGDSALTEGVDRAVFPSATPVGTAVGGSDVLRPIEGSELSTTREATEAPLLVRNDEVVMIGDGDFLSPENARRADNDALIGNLADFLVTNDRTPPGAGGSTGPTPPGGQQPPTNGTAA from the coding sequence GTGACCCGCGTCGCCACGCTCGCGGTCGCGTTCGTCGTGACCCTCGCGGCCGTCCTCGGCGGCGCCGCGGCCGTCGGCTTCGCGACCGCCGACGGCGCGGCGCCCGCCCCGGAGATACAGAACGACCACTACCTCGACGACGACGTCGTCGTCGACGACGACCCCGGCCAGGCGACCGTCGAGATGGACGCCTCGGCGGCGTCCCAGACCGTCCTCGTCGACCCCGGCGTCGAGGCGAGCGGTCCCGGTCCGGCCTTCCCCATCAGCCTCCTCGGGCTCGGCGGCGGCGGCGTCGACGACCGGGACATCAGACCGCTCGCGAACGCGCTCATCGAGAACGGCCACGACGTGGACGTGTACGTGCCCGACCCGGACCAGCGCCGACCGCCCGCGCGGCCCGGCGCCGATCGGCCGACGCAGCTCGGCGAGCGGCTCGCCGAGGCCGACGCGTTCGTGACGTTCCGGACGGACTACGAGCCGGAGCAGCTCGACGAGATCGAGTCGTTCGTCGAGTCCGGCGGCCACGTCGTGCTCGCCACCGAGCCCGACGCGGCGTACTCCCAGCCCGGCGCCGCGTCGCTCGATGCGACGCTCGACGTCACGACCCGGCCCGGCTACGTGTACAACATGGCGGAGAACGACCTGAACTACCAGCGCGTGTACGCCGAGGCGACCGGCGACTCGGCGCTGACCGAGGGCGTCGACCGCGCGGTGTTCCCGTCGGCGACCCCGGTCGGCACGGCCGTCGGCGGCAGCGACGTGCTGCGCCCGATCGAGGGCAGCGAGCTCTCCACGACCCGCGAGGCGACCGAGGCGCCGCTCCTCGTGCGCAACGACGAGGTCGTGATGATCGGCGACGGCGACTTCCTGTCGCCGGAGAACGCCCGACGCGCGGACAACGACGCGCTGATCGGGAATCTGGCCGACTTCCTCGTGACGAACGACCGGACGCCGCCCGGCGCGGGCGGCTCGACCGGCCCGACGCCGCCGGGCGGCCAGCAGCCGCCGACGAACGGCACCGCCGCCTGA
- a CDS encoding sulfite exporter TauE/SafE family protein, translated as MSTSLSSDLQRAFLRYQHVFVFLAPLLFVAGVYAFAPTPADAGVDYWTEYWWLFLAFVTGATIVNTVGISGSALFVPFLIFVFPLVAYPLEPTTLVKIGLISESFGLSSSSLAFIQYGLVDRRLSLSLVLGGVPFVVGGALLSFVIPEPLFHALLGIALLAASYLLFKANLGHGDPTGGADDEEVATDGGPSPDLPDDDNKLGPAGVDTDDSGTVTRVDRDGDDYTYSRGGYLERFLNYSVGGVFQGLAGFGIGELGIISMLRTQVPVRVAIGTNHIVVATTAVLASVVHVFGGGLVGGHTMDLATTPWNMVVWTVPATTLGGQIAPYVSTALDTGTIKAGVGGLFAIIAVALFAMAGGGI; from the coding sequence ATGAGCACGTCACTGTCGAGCGACCTTCAGCGCGCCTTTCTGCGCTACCAACACGTCTTCGTGTTCCTCGCCCCGCTCCTGTTCGTCGCGGGGGTGTACGCCTTCGCGCCGACGCCGGCCGACGCCGGCGTCGACTACTGGACCGAGTACTGGTGGCTGTTCCTGGCGTTCGTCACCGGCGCCACCATCGTCAACACCGTCGGGATCAGCGGGTCGGCGCTGTTCGTGCCGTTCCTCATCTTCGTCTTCCCGCTGGTCGCGTACCCCCTGGAGCCGACGACGCTGGTGAAGATCGGACTCATCAGCGAGTCGTTCGGGCTGTCGAGCTCGTCGCTCGCGTTCATCCAGTACGGGCTCGTCGACCGGCGGCTCTCGCTGTCTCTCGTGCTGGGCGGCGTCCCCTTCGTCGTCGGCGGGGCGCTCCTCTCGTTCGTCATCCCCGAGCCGCTGTTCCACGCCCTGCTCGGGATCGCGCTGCTGGCGGCGTCGTACCTCCTGTTCAAGGCCAACCTGGGTCACGGCGACCCGACCGGGGGCGCGGACGACGAGGAGGTCGCGACCGACGGCGGCCCCTCGCCCGACCTCCCGGACGACGACAACAAGCTGGGCCCGGCGGGCGTCGACACCGACGACTCCGGCACCGTCACGCGCGTCGACCGCGACGGCGACGACTACACCTACTCCCGCGGGGGCTACCTCGAACGGTTCCTCAACTACAGCGTCGGCGGCGTGTTCCAGGGGCTCGCCGGCTTCGGGATCGGCGAGCTCGGGATCATCTCGATGCTCCGCACGCAGGTCCCGGTCCGGGTCGCCATCGGCACGAACCACATCGTCGTCGCGACGACGGCCGTGCTGGCCTCGGTGGTCCACGTGTTCGGCGGCGGGCTGGTCGGCGGCCACACGATGGACCTGGCGACGACGCCGTGGAACATGGTCGTCTGGACGGTCCCGGCGACGACGCTCGGCGGCCAGATCGCGCCGTACGTCTCGACGGCGCTCGACACGGGGACGATCAAGGCCGGCGTCGGCGGGCTGTTCGCGATCATCGCCGTCGCGCTGTTCGCGATGGCGGGCGGCGGGATCTGA
- a CDS encoding ABC transporter permease, giving the protein MSGDASAGPASTAEPTGDADAADGARATDEPRPATYYHLARAVLYREFLIFVRYPANAIGGIVVSLFFFAALFLGGQLLAGQALADSIEGIVVGYFLWTLSVGAYSSVSNDIGSEVQWGTLERHITTPFGFAPVALLKGVAKVVRTFLTSAVILAVMLLATGTRLSLAPVTVVVVAGLSIVSVLGLGFAAGGVTVLYKRIGNWLNLLQFGFVALISAPVFDLPWTRVLPLAHGSAMLQRVMVDGVRLWEFPIADLALLAAVAVGYLVGGYLVFQLATGRARRLGVLGDY; this is encoded by the coding sequence GTGAGCGGGGACGCCTCCGCGGGACCGGCGTCGACGGCGGAGCCGACCGGCGACGCCGACGCCGCCGACGGCGCGCGGGCGACCGACGAGCCGCGCCCGGCCACCTACTACCACCTCGCGCGGGCGGTCCTCTACCGGGAGTTCCTCATCTTCGTGCGCTACCCGGCCAACGCGATCGGGGGGATCGTGGTGTCGCTGTTCTTCTTCGCCGCGCTGTTCCTCGGCGGCCAACTGCTCGCCGGGCAGGCGCTCGCGGACTCGATCGAGGGGATCGTCGTCGGCTACTTCCTGTGGACGCTGTCGGTGGGCGCGTACTCGTCGGTGTCGAACGACATCGGCAGCGAGGTGCAGTGGGGCACCCTCGAACGACACATCACCACGCCGTTCGGCTTCGCGCCCGTCGCGCTGCTGAAGGGGGTCGCGAAGGTGGTGCGGACGTTCCTCACGAGCGCCGTGATCCTCGCCGTGATGCTCCTCGCGACCGGGACGCGCCTCAGCCTCGCGCCCGTGACCGTGGTCGTCGTCGCGGGGCTGTCGATCGTCTCGGTGCTCGGCCTCGGCTTCGCCGCGGGCGGGGTGACCGTCCTCTACAAGCGGATCGGCAACTGGCTCAACCTCCTCCAGTTCGGGTTCGTCGCGCTGATCTCCGCGCCCGTCTTCGACCTGCCGTGGACGCGCGTGCTCCCGTTAGCGCACGGCAGCGCCATGCTCCAGCGCGTGATGGTCGACGGCGTGCGGCTGTGGGAGTTCCCGATCGCGGACCTCGCGCTCCTCGCCGCGGTCGCGGTCGGCTACTTGGTCGGCGGGTACCTCGTCTTCCAGCTGGCGACGGGGCGCGCGCGGCGGCTCGGCGTGCTCGGTGACTACTGA